One Lytechinus pictus isolate F3 Inbred chromosome 12, Lp3.0, whole genome shotgun sequence genomic region harbors:
- the LOC129272555 gene encoding 1-aminocyclopropane-1-carboxylate synthase-like protein 1 isoform X1 yields the protein MATSNFVSKAISQRARNMFAFDFPLKILFEKMTGNPYHEDNKDFNQQELKKWDSSMLPYPSHCQGAACMRKVIADFLSAETNAAQVLDPEKMVIMAGVTAVINVMAFILCNPGDTVLTPSPMYGGIPRDIKYQAEVNTYPVYLSSKAEPDGREPYELTVQLLEEALEKAKQEGHKVKALILVNPFNPCGTVYTRQQVLEYLKFCHKHSLHCVIDEIYNCSIYDDSVQSSSIFTFNPDDLPDKDRTHVLWGMAKDFGMPGSPVGVAYTWNPSVLAALIALVDFYQVPLFLQIAVTKVLKDKEWLKWYLSTQKSMLLESSNIVQETLDELGVQYMKPVAGLFLWADFRKFIPNATKESEMAFSMHCLDNGIAIAPASSFYYNEYGWARIVHTLPKEILIEAMKRLKASCRSFQG from the exons ATGGCGACTTCAAATTTTGTATCTAAAGCTATTTCTCAGAGAGCCAGGAATATGTTTGCCTTCGATTTTCCActgaaaattctgtttgagaAAATGACGGGAAATCCGTATCACGAAGATAACAAGGAT TTTAACCAGCAGGAGCTAAAGAAATGGGACTCCTCGATGCTACCCTATCCCAGTCACTGTCAAGGGGCTGCCTGCATGAGGAAGGTCATAGCAGATTTTTTGTCGGCTGAGACCAATGCTGCCCAAGTGCTTGACCCAGAGAAG ATGGTGATAATGGCTGGAGTAACTGCTGTCATAAATGTGATGGCATTCATACTCTGCAATCCGGGGG ATACTGTGTTGACCCCTTCTCCAATGTATGGGGGTATACCACGGGACATCAAGTACCAGGCTGAAGTTAATACATATCCTGTCTATCTAAGCAGTAAG GCAGAACCAGATGGAAGAGAACCATACGAGCTGACTGTTCAACTACTAGAGGAAGCCTTGGAGAAAGCCAAACAAGAG GGTCACAAAGTGAAAGCCCTTATTCTTGTCAACCCATTCAATCCTTGTGGGACTGTTTACACCAGACAGCAGGTCTTGGAGTACCTCAAATTTTGCCACAA GCACAGTCTACATTGTGTTATAGATGAGATTTACAATTGCAGTATTTATGATGATTCTGTCCAGAGTTCGAGTATATTCACCTTTAACCCAGATGATCTACCCGATAAGGATAGGACACATGTCTTATGGGGAATGGCCAag GATTTTGGAATGCCAGGTAGTCCTGTAGGAGTAGCATATACCTGGAATCCCAGTGTCTTGGCCGCCCTGATTGCTTTGGTGGATTTTTATCAAGTACCTCTGTTTCTCCAGATTGCCGTGACAAAAGTTCTAAAAGACAAAG aatGGTTAAAATGGTACCTGTCAACCCAGAAAAGCATGTTACTTGAATCTTCCAACATCGTGCAGGAAACATTAGATGAACTTGGGGTACAGTATATGAAACCGGTTGCTGGCTTATTCTTATGGGCAGACTTTAGAAAG TTCATCCCTAATGCAACCAAGGAATCCGAGATGGCGTTCTCCATGCACTGCCTTGACAATGGGATTGCCATTGCACCGGCCTCGTCGTTCTATTACAATGAGTATGGCTGGGCGAGGATCGTCCATACTTTACCAAAGGAAATCCTTATCGAAG CCATGAAGAGACTCAAAGCATCGTGTAGATCATTCCAAGGTTAA
- the LOC129272555 gene encoding 1-aminocyclopropane-1-carboxylate synthase-like protein 1 isoform X2 gives MATSNFVSKAISQRARNMFAFDFPLKILFEKMTGNPYHEDNKDGIINLSTAYNEAVKDVITEKFNQQELKKWDSSMLPYPSHCQGAACMRKVIADFLSAETNAAQVLDPEKMVIMAGVTAVINVMAFILCNPGDTVLTPSPMYGGIPRDIKYQAEVNTYPVYLSSKAEPDGREPYELTVQLLEEALEKAKQEGHKVKALILVNPFNPCGTVYTRQQVLEYLKFCHKHSLHCVIDEIYNCSIYDDSVQSSSIFTFNPDDLPDKDRTHVLWGMAKDFGMPGSPVGVAYTWNPSVLAALIALVDFYQVPLFLQIAVTKVLKDKEWLKWYLSTQKSMLLESSNIVQETLDELGVQYMKPVAGLFLWADFRKFIPNATKESEMAFSMHCLDNGIAIAPASSFYYNEYGWARIVHTLPKEILIEAMKRLKASCRSFQG, from the exons ATGGCGACTTCAAATTTTGTATCTAAAGCTATTTCTCAGAGAGCCAGGAATATGTTTGCCTTCGATTTTCCActgaaaattctgtttgagaAAATGACGGGAAATCCGTATCACGAAGATAACAAGGAT GGTATCATTAACCTTTCAACAGCATACAATGAAGCGGTGAAAGATGTCATTACTGAAAAG TTTAACCAGCAGGAGCTAAAGAAATGGGACTCCTCGATGCTACCCTATCCCAGTCACTGTCAAGGGGCTGCCTGCATGAGGAAGGTCATAGCAGATTTTTTGTCGGCTGAGACCAATGCTGCCCAAGTGCTTGACCCAGAGAAG ATGGTGATAATGGCTGGAGTAACTGCTGTCATAAATGTGATGGCATTCATACTCTGCAATCCGGGGG ATACTGTGTTGACCCCTTCTCCAATGTATGGGGGTATACCACGGGACATCAAGTACCAGGCTGAAGTTAATACATATCCTGTCTATCTAAGCAGTAAG GCAGAACCAGATGGAAGAGAACCATACGAGCTGACTGTTCAACTACTAGAGGAAGCCTTGGAGAAAGCCAAACAAGAG GGTCACAAAGTGAAAGCCCTTATTCTTGTCAACCCATTCAATCCTTGTGGGACTGTTTACACCAGACAGCAGGTCTTGGAGTACCTCAAATTTTGCCACAA GCACAGTCTACATTGTGTTATAGATGAGATTTACAATTGCAGTATTTATGATGATTCTGTCCAGAGTTCGAGTATATTCACCTTTAACCCAGATGATCTACCCGATAAGGATAGGACACATGTCTTATGGGGAATGGCCAag GATTTTGGAATGCCAGGTAGTCCTGTAGGAGTAGCATATACCTGGAATCCCAGTGTCTTGGCCGCCCTGATTGCTTTGGTGGATTTTTATCAAGTACCTCTGTTTCTCCAGATTGCCGTGACAAAAGTTCTAAAAGACAAAG aatGGTTAAAATGGTACCTGTCAACCCAGAAAAGCATGTTACTTGAATCTTCCAACATCGTGCAGGAAACATTAGATGAACTTGGGGTACAGTATATGAAACCGGTTGCTGGCTTATTCTTATGGGCAGACTTTAGAAAG TTCATCCCTAATGCAACCAAGGAATCCGAGATGGCGTTCTCCATGCACTGCCTTGACAATGGGATTGCCATTGCACCGGCCTCGTCGTTCTATTACAATGAGTATGGCTGGGCGAGGATCGTCCATACTTTACCAAAGGAAATCCTTATCGAAG CCATGAAGAGACTCAAAGCATCGTGTAGATCATTCCAAGGTTAA